A genomic window from Fusarium oxysporum Fo47 chromosome VIII, complete sequence includes:
- a CDS encoding FAD binding domain protein, with the protein MATSLKSDLLDCLSGSNVIVEGDERWPDAIKRWTGYQAKIPAAVVRVLNEEDVISAVSYAVKNQRPFVVRGGGHSNGFSTVDSPGIVIDLSGMKNVTVDVEKQVVVAQGGATMGDGVKGAGAVGMAVATGTCNEVGLVGATLGGGIGRFLGHLGYAADTVLSMRVVVVGNSGVARVVEASNEVNSDLLWGLRGSGHLFGVVVEATFRALPWSYDTWHSCLVFVPNNVRMVAEAVDKIHYRGGMQGRLVFCAPNKKPAVLLQLWYVGPPEEAASKFHPLLDLPSLKDHPLNFVGRRIPYLHLNDSSERICGYEGRKNLAAFGMNKMSAESCEVALKVYMDFIAQHPEAAQTHILTEFYSMDVAQELDTDGQITSVPVELRQEVKYWVMPLAWYEDPALDKACADLNKDIQEAFLIQPDGKRLKRVGYVNMPFEDDSTKSVFGWGERLERLRRLKSKWDPLGIMQGIVKL; encoded by the exons ATGGCGACTAGTCTCAAATCAGATCTATTGGATTGCCTTTCGGGATCCAATGTGATTGTCGAAGGCGACGAGAGGTGGCCCGATGCAATCAAGCGTTGGACAGGGTATCAGGCCAAAATTCCTGCAGCAGTAGTTCGAGTACTTAACGAAGAAGACGTCATTTCAGCG GTCTCCTATGCGGTCAAAAATCAAAGGCCTTTTGTGGTTCGTGGAGGGGGCCACAGCAATGGCTTTTCGACTGTGGACAGCCCTGGGATCGTCATTGATCTCTCTGGAATGAAGAACGTCacagttgatgttgagaagcaggTGGTTGTTGCGCAGGGAGGGGCAACAATGGGTGACGGGGTGAAAGGGGCTGGTGCAGTGGGAATGGCTGTCGCTACTGGAACGTGCAATGAAGTGGGACTG GTTGGCGCTACTCTTGGAGGGGGAATAGGGCGTTTTCTCGGACATTTGGGATACGCAGCAGACACCGTCTTATCCATGCGAGTCGTTGTGGTAGGCAACAGCGGAGTAGCCCGCGTAGTTGAGGCATCTAACGAAGTCAACTCCGACCTTCTCTGGGGTCTTCGTGGGAGCGGTCATCTATTTGGAGTGGTGGTTGAAGCTACTTTCCGGGCCCTCCCGTGGTCCTACGATACTTGGCACAGTTGTCTGGTCTTCGTGCCTAATAATGTAAGAATGGTTGCGGAAGCTGTGGACAAAATCCATTATCGGGGAGGTATGCAGGGGCGTCTTGTATTCTGTGCTCCAAACAAGAAG CCCGCCGTCCTTCTTCAATTATGGTATGTGGGACCACCCGAGGAAGCAGCCAGCAAGTTCCACCCTCTGCTTGATCTACCATCTCTGAAAGATCATCCCTTGAATTTTGTTGGCCGTCGAATCCCTTACCTTCATCTGAATGACTCCAGTGAACGTATATGCGGCTATGAGGGAAGAAAGAACCTAGCAGCATTTGGCATGAACAAAATGTCAGCCGAGTCTTGTGAGGTTGCACTCAAGGTCTACATGGACTTCATAGCTCAACATCCAGAAGCAGCCCAGACTCACATCTTGACCGAGTTCTACAGCATGGATGTTGCCCAGGAGCTAGACACAGATGGGCAAATAACGTCGGTTCCCGTTGAGCTCCGGCAAGAAGTAAAGTATTGGGTCATGCCTCTGGCTTGGTATGAAGATCCTGCGCTGGACAAGGCATGTGCGGACCTCAACAAGGATATTCAGGAGGCATTCTTAATTCAGCCAGATGGCAAACGTTTAAAGAGGGTAGGCTATGTTAATATGCCTTTTGAAGATGATTCCACCAAGAGTGTTTTTGGTTGGGGTGAACGGCTGGAGAGGCTTAGGAGACTCAAGAGCAAATGGGACCCGCTTGGTATTATGCAAGGGATTGTTAAGCTTTAG